The following is a genomic window from Lentimicrobiaceae bacterium.
TAAGGTTTTAGATAAATATGCTATTTGTTTGTAAAAATCGCTGTTACGCTCCAATTTATGACCACCCATTATAGCAACAACTTTTCTTTCGTCATAATTGTCTAAAAATTCGTACTTAGAGGTGCGTATAGAATAGTCGTGCAATGTTCTTGCAAGCATTTCGCCCAAGTTATCCGATACAGCTCCAAAACTATAATAACGGTCGTAAACAATTTTGTCTAATGTTTTTGAATAACTGTCGGGATTATTGTAGTCGTAGTTGTTGTACAAAGTGTCTTTATTGTACAATTGCGATGGGAAAGCCTCGAAAGGAACGTCAAATTCCGTTAGAATGTAATTGTTTTTCTCTAAATGGTTTTTAAGATTCTTTGACATTGTGCAACCCAAAAACGTAGATTGATTTATTTCAATTTTTAATAATTGCTCTTCGTATTTTATCAAATCAAGTTTTTGAAACACGTGATTATTCACATTTTTATGAGTTAGGCATAGGTTTAATTCCGGATAGGTATCAATTCTGCCCACTATTGCCGGAGCAATAGTTTTGTGTTTTTGTAATTTCGAGTTATCTAAATTCATATTTAATGGAGTTTTTAGTTTATATTTTTTGCTTTGTATATTCTAACAATTACAGACATTATAAAAATCAATTGTTTTTAGCTAGTGATTTTCTTATCTTATTATAAATGAGCCAACAAGCAATTCCGCATAATCCGCCTAAAATATTTGCAACAATATCTAAAACTTCAAATTGTCGGTTTTGAGTTAACAATTTTTGAACTATTTCCATAAATATTCCCCAAATTGCGACAATACATAGTGGGATAAGTAGTTTTGTTTTTTTTATATGAGGTTGCCAAGCCCACAAAAACAAAAAGGAAAATACTAGGTACATTAAAAAATGTGCTACCTTGTCGGCATGTGCAAACAGTGGTATTTTCGGGAAATTACTTGAAGGCATTACGCTAAGTAAAGTAATAAGCGCAAGATAAGCGAAGAAAAAAGATTTTTTTATAGCGGGTTTCAT
Proteins encoded in this region:
- a CDS encoding VanZ family protein yields the protein MKPAIKKSFFFAYLALITLLSVMPSSNFPKIPLFAHADKVAHFLMYLVFSFLFLWAWQPHIKKTKLLIPLCIVAIWGIFMEIVQKLLTQNRQFEVLDIVANILGGLCGIACWLIYNKIRKSLAKNN